In the genome of Nicoliella spurrieriana, the window ACCAGTGGGCGCCTTCGTTGAATCATCCGCCGGAATTGCCGTGGGTGGTCGTTCAGGATTCACAGTTATCGTTACTGGGATTTTGTTCATTCTCGGAACCTTCTTCTCACCATTGTTGGGTGTGATTACCGATCAAGTAACTGCTCCAGCATTGATTATTATCGGAATCTTAATGGCCCGTTCACTTAAGAGCGTTCATTGGGAAAAATTCGAAATTGCTGCTCCAGCATTCTTAATTATGTTAGGAATGCCCCTGACCTACAGTATTTCAGATGGGATTGCCCTTGGGTTCGTTATCTACCCAATCACAATGCTAGCTGCAAAACGGGGGAAGGAAGTTAACCCAATTATGTACGTGTTAGGGGTTATTTTCCTAATCTTCTTCTGGGTCTTAAATGAATAATTAGCTTAATTAAAAAAACCACAATGGAAGATAGTTCCATTGTGGTTTTTAATTTGCTCATTGTAAAATGAACTACCCATCAATTTTTATACTCATGGTGAAAATATTATTAAATAATTCTAAAGAAGATTGTTAAAAGTTAATCTTTTATGTATACTACAAAGCGTAATGAATTTTGGTAAACCTAAAAAATATGATTATTAGCAGCTAAAAAGCTAATCAATCTAGTTACCCCTGTAGCAAAACACAAAGGAGTGCTTTTAATGCTTAATGTTAGGAATCTATCCGTTTCCTACGGTGACACACCAGTCTTTTCCGATTTATCAATCGCAATTGAAGCTGGCAAAATCACCGGAATCATCGGCCCCAATGGTGCCGGTAAGTCAACCTTTATCAAGGCAATGTTAGGGTTGATCAAGTCCCAGTCAGGAACTAGCGAGTACGATGGCCAACCAGTTAAGGCCATCCAAAAGAAAATTGCCTATGTTGAACAACGAAAGGAAATCGACTTAACGTTCCCAATTAGTGTGTTTGACGTCGTATTAACTGGTAGCTATGCGAAAGTCGGCCTATTCAATAGCCCCGGCAAAGCAGAAAAAGCAGCCGCAATGGAGGCATTAGCAAAGGTTAAGATGACCGGATTTGCAAACCGCCAAATCGGTAACCTATCTGGTGGACAGCTCCAACGGGTCTTCGTGGCCCGTGCAATTCTGCAAGATGCAGATATTGTAATTTTAGATGAACCGTTCGTTGGGATTGATCTGCAAAGTGAAAATTCAATTATGCAAATTTTAAAGCAATGGCGAAATGAAAATAAGACCATCTTAGTTGTTCACCATGACTTAAATAAGGTCAACAGCTATTTCGATAATTTAATCATCATGAATCACGGCATCGTAGCTAGCGGAGCAACTGATCAAGTTTACAATTCCACCAATATTAGTAAGGCATTTAGTGCTGATCTATCCTCCGTATTGTTTAATCAAAAGGAGGCTCAATAATGAAAATTGCTGAATTTATCTCTGCTTTAGGAAAGTATGATTTCCTCCAAAGCGCCCTAATTACCGCCATCATGGTCGGAATTATGTCTGGAATCATTGGAAGTTTTATTATCCTGCGGGGAATGTCACTAATGGGGGATGCAATTTCACATTCGATTCTACCAGGGGTCGCAGTGGCTTACATGCTAGGAATTAACCTCCTCTTAGGCGCATCGTTCTTCGGGGTCTTAGCCGCCCTTTTAATTGGGTTCGTCTCCACCAGAAGTAAGATCAAGGTCGACACCTCGATTGGAGTCGTGTTCAGTTCGTTCTATGCATTAGGATTTATCCTGATTTCGTTAACCGAAAGTTCAACAAATTTGCACCACATCCTATTCGGGAACATCCTAGCAGTTAGTAACTCCGATATGATGACCACCGCAGTGGTGCTAGCCGTTGTCATTCTTTTCGTGACCATTGGCTACAAAGAATTATTAATTACTTCATTTGATGAAACATTCGCTAAAACGTATGGGCTAAATACCCAGCTAATTCACTATTCATTGATGTTAGTATTAACATTGGTTACGGTATCTGCACTGCAAACGGTGGGAATCATCCTAGTGGTTGCAATGCTAATTACTCCAGCGGCGACCGCATTCTTCTGGACTAACCGACTATCATTAATGCTAGTCCTATCAGCCATCTTCGGAACGGTCGCATCGATCATCGGACTCTACCTGAGTTACACATTCAACTGGGCTTCCGGGCCTGCAATCGTGGTGATGGCAGCAATTATGTTTGCAATCTCATTCATTTTCTCACCCAAGCAAAACTTAATCCACTTTAAAAAATAATCCTGGAAAGAGGTCCCAAAATGAAAAAAATTATCGCAGCAGTTGCCGCAGCAATCGTCATTATCGGTGGTGTCTTTTTATTCATCAACCAACGGGGAAGTCATAAATCGACATCCAATGAAAATGGCGATAAACGGCTGAGCGTAGTCACTACCAACTCAATTTTAGAAAACATGGTTGAAAACATTGGTAAGGATCGCATCAATGTTTATAGTATGGTGAAACGGGGAACTGACCCCCATGAATACGAGCCACGGCCCGAAGATATCTCAAAAACCACCAACGCCGATGTCGTTTTCTATAACGGGTTAAATCTAGAAACCGGTGGAAATGGTTGGTTCAAAGAATTAGTTAACACCGCCCACAAGAAGTTTGGCAAGCAAGTTTTTGCCGCCAGTGAAGGTGTAAAGCCATTACACCTTACTACCAATAAAAATGAAGTTGACCCCCACGCATGGTTAGACCTCTCTAACGGAATTCAATACGTTAAGACAATGACGAAGGTCTTGAAGGAAAAGGATCCAAAGAACGCCAGTTACTTCCAAAAGAATGCTGATGCATACATTGCAAAGCTATCCAAGTTAAATCAGGATGCTAAGTCTAAATTCCTGGACATTCCAGCTAAACAACGGGTCCTAGTAACTTCCGAAGGGGCCTTCAAATACTTCTCAAAGGCCTACCACGTGAAACCAGTTTACATCTGGGAAATCAATACTGAGTCCCAAGGAACGCCAGAACAAATGAAGCGCGTCCTTGCAGCCATTAGCAAGTATGACGTTAAACACCTTTTCGTTGAATCATCAGTTTCACCTAAATCAATGGATAAGGTCTCATCAGAAACCGGCATTAAGATCTATTCAAAGATCTTTACCGACTCCCTTGCAAAGAAGGGCACTCCAGGTGACACCTACTATTCAATGATGAAGTGGAACTTAGATAAGATTCATGATGGATTGGCTAAGTAGTTATAGTCATCATATACAGAGTTTATAAGAACAATAGCATGAACTTAAAATTACAAATATTTAGCTAATCAAAAAGCGTAGTTCGAAAAAGATTCATTTTCGAACTACGCTTTTTACTATTTTGATTTTAATAAGATTGCGATGGACTTCATTTTATTTTTGTATGCAACCAATAACTGATCATAATCCCGTTTGTGGTTTCGCTTTGATTTGTTTTTATTAATTGCTCGTCTTAATTTGTTAGCTGCTTTTTCCATTCTTCTTAATTTATTATCATTGACTTTAAAGCTTTTAGTAAACTGTTTCGCTTTAATATTCAAATTACTTAATTCGCTTTTAAAAGAATTGAGTGCATTTTTTAAATTATCAATTTTCTGTTTTGCAGCATTTAAAGTTTGTTTCATTCTCACAATTTTATCATTAACATTGGGATTGGACCCATTGGAATCCCAATTATTAGCTTCTTGAATCGTAAATTGATTGACACGATTGAATTCAGCAACTGCATGATTTAATTCATTTTGATATTTTATAACAATCTTTTGCGCTCGAATTAATTCCGTATTAAAAGCCTTAATCGCCAACGGTTTTGCTTTATGCTGACGCGCCCGTTCAACATTCAACTTTGCATGATTTAATAATTGTTTTAAGTTAATAAGCTGATCATTAGATTGCCCTATTTCTGAATTATTAATAATCTTTTGTTGAATGTCGTTTTGCTTTGAATTTAAACGATTAATTAATGTAGCGTTATGATCATTATTACTAGCATTGGTAACTTTATCATTCATAACATCATTTTTAGAAATTGAGCTTGAATTATCATTAGTTGATGCATTCAATGAATTATTAGTAGTCGTCACCTCAGAACTATTAGCACTACTATTACTATTAAGATTAGCGATACTATTACTACTATTAGTGTTACTTATTGAATCATTAGCAATCGATTCCGTTGTTAATGAGCTGATAGCCAAAGATGCGCCATTATTTTCTGAACTGAATTGAGCTGGTTCCGTTACATTCATTACGTTAGCAGAACTAGCTGGTTCTGAAGCATAAGTAGCAACACTACTATTATTACTAGCAACACTACTGATTGCAGGAATGGCACTACTAGGTGGACGAACAGCAATCCCACGGTGCTGATCAACCATTTGTTTAGCCATTGGATTATTATATCCATAATGAGAATATATATAAATTTCAAATCCATCTAATCCTTCAAATGGAAATGGCGGCTGACTACTGGATTGGGAAGTGCTCGAGGTAGCTACGGAGGTTTGTGCAACTGATTCAGATGCGGTGGCTGTTGATGCAAATTCAGCAAATGAATCAGGAATCACAAACGCCTTAGCCACGGGTAGACTTAGTAGCTCAGCGTCATGATTTGAGACTAAATCACAAAAGGTAATTGTTGATGCAGCTACAATCATAGTTGTAACCCAATTCTTGCCAGATTTATATAATCGATAGCGTTCTTTTTTATCATTTTCATTCATATTATTTCACCTATAATCATTTATTTTTAAATTTCCAAATGAAAAAGCCCAATTATGAATATTTTTATAACTGGGCTTTTTTCATTTATTCAATATTATTAACGCGAAATTGGTACATTCGTATTCGTTGGATTCTGACCATCTTGGAATTCATCATTATTAACGGTATATAGTACCTTGTTGTTATTGGCATTTCCGTTAATTACCACCTTAGAGTTTGAAGCAGCTCCATCAATGGTATCCATCTTGATCATATTGTTGTTTCCACCCATGATTAATTCACGAGTAGCTTCAGATTCTTGTTCAGAAGTTAAGTGGTTTCCTTGTAATACATTGTTATCACCGGAAACATAGACATCCCCAATCTTCTTATCAAAACCACGTGGGTTATCCTTATTTCCACGAATATAGATTGAGTTATTGGACATTGTATTGTAGTTCCCAGTTAGGAACACTGCCCGACTGTAGTATGATTGAATGTTATTATTTGAAATATTAACATGGTCACCATCATTAACCTCAAGATTAGTAAATCCATCTGGATAGATGTTATTACCATTAATAGTTGCCGCGTATGGGTGATCTAACTTAACGGAAATTCCGCCTGGTTGAGCACCAATAAAGTTACTAGCAATCTTAGCTTGTTGGGATGAGCCTAACAGGTGCACCCCATTGGTTAATTCTGAAATCCAGTTATCGTGAATATCAGGAGTATCAGCACCACTTAACTTAATTCCATAGGTAGCGTTCTTCATCACAACATCATGAATCTTAATTCCATCGGAATCTTGTGGGCCACTAATTAGCGTTTGATCCCCACTACCACTTCCGAGCATATTAACGTGGTCAATTTCAATTCCGCTAATTCGTGGGGTTTGGTTAGCCACTCCAATTTGGATCCCAGTGGAATTATTAGCGTCCATGATTAACCGACTCCCACCACCGGGACTAACGGCAGTCTTATCGGGATCAATGGCTGAACGTAATCCTGAATTAATTCCCTTAATTCGAACGTGGTTATTATTAATTACCACCGGTGTCTTCAAATAGAAATCACCATTTGGAATTAATACGGTTCCACCAGATGATGGCATTTGTGAAATGATATTGTTAATAATGGCTCCAGAATCAACTGATGACTGCCCACTCTTAACCCCATAGTCAGTAATGTTGTAGTAAACATCGGATAGCGCATCCTTACCGTCTTTACCATCCTTGCCGTCCTTACCATCTTTACCGTTTTGACCATCAGCACCCTTGGCACCTTGGGCATTGCTGGCTCCAGCATCACCCTTAAGCCCTTGAATTCCTTGTGCGCCAGTGGCTCCGGTCGCACCAGTTGCGCCAGTCGCACCAGTATCACCCTTTGGACCCTGGGCACCAGTCGCTCCAGTTGCTCCTGTATCACCCTTTAGGCCCTGGGCGCCAGTAGCCCCGGTAGCTCCAGTAGCGCCCTTTTGACCCTGGGCACCAGTTGCTCCGGTGGCGCCGGTATCACCCTTTGGACCCTGAGCGCCAGTAGCACCAGTGGCGCCCTTTTGACCCTGAGCACCAGTTGCTCCAGTTGCTCCAGTGGCACCGGTCGCACCTCGTGCACCCGTAGCACCAGTTTTTCCACGATGGCCTCTAAGAATGGTTATATGTCCACTAGTCGCTTTTTTAGTCGACTTCTTCTTTTTATTAACCTTCTTAACAGCCTTTTTCTTACTATGTTTGGCTTTCTTATGAACTGCGGCACTAGCAGTATCTTCATTGCTATTCAAGTTAGCACCCAGTCCCAAAAGTGCAGTTGAGATCGCTAACGATGCAATTATTTTTCGCACATTATTCAATTTATGATTCCTCCATTTTATAAACCATGCATTTAAGTAGTGATGTGAAATAATAATTGAATGAGTATGGATTACTAATAAGAAACCGATTAAAATTAAAATTTACCATCATATCAAAACCATCATTAATTATATAAGGTTAATAATAGTTTTGATCACTTTAATCCAGGATAATGATTATATAATCATCCTATTACTTTTGCACAAATAATATAATAGCATATTTTTATGCAATTAGTACATTATTTTTTCAATAGTCATTAATTTAATTACATCTTCATAAATCAATATGATACTAACAATCCATTAGCGCACAAATAAATCACATAATACATTTAGTTGAATCATTATTAATCTACCTTCAATAAACAAAGTCAGATATCATTTCAATTTATCTTAGTTATTAAATGCATAAACACTATGGTTCAAAATTAGTTAAATTAGTTAATATCCCACCAGTATTTGATTTTACCAATAAAAAAGGACAAAATAACTTAATGTTAATTATAAATTAAATGGAGATGATTTTTTCATGCAACTCAAAATGACTGTAACTCTAGTTACCGCTGTTTTACTCCTTTCTGTCCCAGCTACCAGCAAAGTTAAAAAGAGCAAGCAAAATAGTGCTAAAACAAAGGTTACTTTCAAAAATAGTAGGGTTTCAGTAACCTACACTGAAAATGATCACAATAAAAAGGAACCCACGTACTCATTTAGCACTAAATACCAAAAATCTGGCAATCAATATAAATTAAAAAGCCACCATTGTCTAAATGACAATGGCGGCTTTTTAACTTATTCATTTAATTTAGCATCAATTTGGTTCAGGACCGCGGTTAAGTCCGCTGCGCTATTAACAAAATCGTATTGATCGCCATCAATTTTTAATTTAGGGCTAATATCATAATTTTGAAACCATTTCTGGTATGCCACTCGTAATTCTCGGTAGTAATCTAATAGTTCATCGGATTGTTCAAAATCGCGCCCCCGTTTTTTAATTCGTGCTAACTGGGTGTCTAAACTGACCTCAATATACACTAGCAAATCCGGGCGTTTCTTTTTCGCTGCAAATGGTAGTTCCTCCATCATGTTATCCAATAATTCATGATAAATCGCTGCCTCGGCATCGTTAATATTTCCCAACCGATGGTTTAAATCAGTAAACAACGCATCTTCATAGATTGAACGGTCTAAAACGTTGTTATCATCCCGTTGCGCTCGCTTAATCATTTCAAAACGCTTATTTAAAAAATAAATTTGTAATAAAAAACCGTATTTCTGTTTATCCTGATAAAACAATGGTAATACTGGATTATCCCCAACTGGTTCGTAGAACGCCTTCGTTCCAAGGTGCTTCGCTACCCGGGTAGTCAATGATGACTTCCCTGCGCCAATCGTTCCAGCTAATACAAGCATCGGCATAGGATCCCCCTTTTAATCGACCCAAATTAATTATCCAGCTGTTTAGCAAACCATGGACTCTTGGTAAACGCTAGAATATCATTTCCAATGTACAACATATAGGTTACAAATAGCACTGGTGATGCCCCACCCTGTGCTGCAGTGATCCCCCATAAAATAACTGATAAAATGCCCTGGGCAAACCAAAAATAATAGGTTTCCCGTTTCTTTAACGTGGTTAAAATCGCGCCCATGATTCCAGTTGTTGATGAAATCGAATCAATCAATGGCCGCGGACTGTCAGTAAGGTGAACCAACAGGGTATGCATAATCAAAACCACAACAACAAAGCCGAATACGTATGGTAACCAGTTTTTAATGGTCGTGGCAACACTATCGCCTCGCAGACCAGAAATTTTTTGTTCAGCATCTTGATTCCAACTAGGCATTAACAATACCGGAACATCTAATAATACGATATAGCTAAGTTGCATCACAATTTCCATGTAATTCTTGGCGGTAAATGCAACCGCAATTAATAAGATCGCACTAAGTAAGCCCAACCAACCGTTGACTGGTTTTGCATTATTAATTGCCAGTACACAGGTTAAACCTAGCGCACCAGCAATAAACGTTACAATACTAATCGTAGTCATCGGGCTACTTAGCGTTAATGCTAAGTTAAATCCTAACCCAAAGAATAATAGAATGTATGATTGGACATTCCAGCCCAACAATTGGCTCCATAGCCACTTACAATAATTCATTCAAAACGCTCCCAACACAATATATAGTACCTAAATAACTAAAAATATCTATATATAGTTATTTTAGTCGACTCGTTCTATTATATCCAAATTAGAATTGATTTCAATCTCGTTAATTAAACGATTGAATCGTAAACGTGTTATTTTTCAATTAGCAAATCCACGAAAGGACCCCTAGCCATAAGCATAAATAAAGGGGATGGCCACCCCATCCCCGTACTAAATTGCCATTCCGATTAAAGCTGCTAAGATTCCTAATAAAGTAGTTAAAATAAAGTATATCCCGGCCCATTGTGGATGTTTAATCTGCAGTTTGACCGTTTCATTCATGAACGTAGAGAACGTAGTATAGCCACCCAGAATCCCACTCCCGATTAGAAATGCGATGGATCCATCAGCAAGGTGGCCAGTTAATAAGCCTAGCAAAAACGCACCGGACACATTGATCACCACGGTAGCCAGCGGAAATTCCTTCCACCCCATGCGATTGCCAATTAATTCAATCATGCCATATCGAATGACCGCTCCAAACGCAGCGGCAAATCCCACAAGTACAATTTTGGTAATCATTATTTTTCACCCGCCTTTGCAATAACGTAATCAGCGAGTTTGACCCCAATTAATGCGAATATATATCCAAAAATCAAACTGATTGAAAGATACCAGAATGAATTAATTAGTGAAATTTTGAGCAGCTTCACAAAATCGACCGTAAACGTTGAAAAAGTAGTAAAGCTACCAATAAACCCCACGGTAATCCCACTTAAAACATCACTCGAAATATTCATCAATAGTGGCAGAGTACTAGCAATAAATGATAGTAAGAACGTCCCAATTAAATTAATTGCAATAATCATTGCAAAGTGTTGATTACCAGATAATAACGTTAACCACTCACGAAGTGCACCGCCTAAGAACCCAAAACAGATAATATAAATAATCCTACGCAACTAAATCGCCTTCCTTAGCTTTATTAATTTATCCTATCATAATTAAGTGATTATGCACTTTAGTTAAGAAATTCACAAAATAAAGTAAAAATATCATTTTTAATTTTTTATTCATGCAACCGGTTGTAATTTGCATAATTATATAAAAACAAATTAATTAATTATTAACATTTGTGAAACCATGAACTATCTTTGCTAATAAATCAACATTCACCCTTGCTTACTAGGTATTCCACTAATGTGATTTTATTCATTTATAAATTGAATTATCGTTATATTTATAAGAAATAATAGTTGATTATTTAACAATAATCATTAGTATTATAAGTGTAATCAAAAGTAACTAACTACTAACTAGTTGGTGTTAATTGGTTATTTCATATCAAATCGTTATTGAAAGCCTGATCATTTGATTGGGTTAAAAAATTTATTATATTTATAAAGGGGATATTTACACATGAAAGCATTAGTATTAACTGGTACTAAACAAATGGAAATCCAAGATTTGGATACTCCAACTCCAAAGCCTGACGAAGTTTTAGTTAAGACCGCATACGCAGGTATCTGTGGTACTGACGACGCATTATACAATGGTCTTCCAGGTTCAGCAGATGCTGTTCCTCCAATTGTTTTAGGACATGAAAACTCAGGGGTTGTTGAAGCCGTTGGTGCTAACGTTACCCAATTTAAGAAGGGTGACCGTGTTGCTGTTGACCCTAACATCTACTACCCTAAGGACAAGTACTTCCGTGTTGACCGTCCACAATTAGCTGAAGACTTATCAGCTGTTGGTGTTACTCGTGATGGTGGTTTGGAAGAATACTTCACTGCTCCTGAATCAGTTGTATACCACGTTCCAGCTAACCTTTCATTAAAGGCTGCTTGTTCTACTGAACCTGTATCATGTGGTGTTCACGGTGTTCGTCGTCTTAACTTACAACCACACTACAAGGCACTTGTTATGGGTGATGGTTACATGGGTCTATTATTCGTTGAATTATTAAAGGCTTACGGTGTTCAACACGTTGACTTAACTGGTCGTCATGATGACAAGTTAGCTGAAGAACAAAAGCTTACTGGTGCAGACCACGTTATCAACACTGAATCTGGTGACATTACTGAAGAATACGACATCGTTATTGAAGCCGTTGGTCGTCCAGAAACTCAAGAAAAGGCAATCGAAGTTGCAGGTAAGGGTGGTCAAATCCTTATGTTTGGTGTTGGTCGTCCAGATCAAACATTCACTGTTAACACTTACGAAGTATTCCAAAAGGAATTAGACATCAAGGGTTCATTCATTAACCCATACTCATTCGATGACTCCCTTGCATTAATGGCAAGTGGCAAAATTGATGTTGAACCACTTATCAAGAACGTTCTTCAACTTAACGAAGTTGTTGGTAAGCTTGATGGTTCTGACAAGCGCCCTGGTAAGTCAGTTGTTGAACTTGACGGTAGCTTGAAATAATTAATTTCTACGGAGGCATATAAAATGGCTTTACAAGATTACTTCACTGGACTTCAACACGTTGGAATCCCATCAAAAGACTTAGATAAAACAATTGCGTTTTACAAGAAGTTAGGCTTTGAAGAAGCTGGTTTGTTCCATAATGGTGAAAACCGTTGTGCGTTCATGAGATACAACAACTTAACCATTGAAACTTGGGAAGGTGACCCCGTTACTATGAAGAACGGTGCCATTAACCACTTTTCAATGAACTGTACTGACGTTGACAAGGCTTTCGAAGCTGCTAAGGCTGAAGGCTTTGACATGGTCAACGATGAAATCCAATCCATCCCTTCATTCTGGGATAATGGAATTCGGTTCTTTAACATCTTAGGACCAAACCATGAAACGATTGAATTCTGTCAAATTGTCTAGTTAAGACTTAAAAATAACCACGATGATTAAATCATCGTGGTTATTTTTTTATCTTTAGTAGTAAAAAAGCTTTGATCCTAAGAATTAGAATCAAGGCTTTTTTTAAATTTATTTAACTGCTTTAACGTAACTCTTATTAGATGTAAAGTGAGTCCCATTTGCACCCATTGCAATGGTCTTAGTCCCCCGTTGTTTAAACGATTTAACTGCAACCTTTGCGCCCTTCTTAAGGTGCTTAATCCGTTGATTAGCACTGTCATAAATGTAAATTCCATTCTTAGCAGTTACCTGAACCATCTTAACGTTCTTTGAAGAGTGGTAAACTTTTGTATTAATCTTTGGCTTTAACACCTTAATCGTAGTCGTTTTTTGCTTACTGATTGAGTGTTTATTAGCGGTCGTCAAGCTATTAGTCGTACTGTCACTAAATTTAGTGCTGGAACTAGCACTAGCAGCTACACTGGACTTTACGCTAGTTGAACTAGCGCTAGCACTTGAACTTGCGCTACTACTAGTTACTGAACTAGTACTGCTGCCATTCGAGGATGCAGAACTAACGCTACTACTAGCGCTAGAGGTGACATTAGATGAACTAGCAACGCTTGCTGATGAAACGATCGATGAGCCGACCGAATTAGCAGATGAAGCAGCACTACTGGAAACGGATTGCGAACTGCTTGCAGTGGAACCGCTGGCACCACTACCGACCCAAAATGACATTGATTTTCCACCATCTGGAATTACAGATGCATCAACATTTTGATTCAATGCCGTACTATGATAACTATCAGTAAATTGCCATAACCCATAAGTATATGATGGATTGGGTTCCCCCGCTCCGTATGATGCAACCCATAATGTATCATAATCGTCCTTAGCGTCACCAATGG includes:
- a CDS encoding metal ABC transporter ATP-binding protein, whose amino-acid sequence is MLNVRNLSVSYGDTPVFSDLSIAIEAGKITGIIGPNGAGKSTFIKAMLGLIKSQSGTSEYDGQPVKAIQKKIAYVEQRKEIDLTFPISVFDVVLTGSYAKVGLFNSPGKAEKAAAMEALAKVKMTGFANRQIGNLSGGQLQRVFVARAILQDADIVILDEPFVGIDLQSENSIMQILKQWRNENKTILVVHHDLNKVNSYFDNLIIMNHGIVASGATDQVYNSTNISKAFSADLSSVLFNQKEAQ
- a CDS encoding metal ABC transporter permease, with the translated sequence MMKIAEFISALGKYDFLQSALITAIMVGIMSGIIGSFIILRGMSLMGDAISHSILPGVAVAYMLGINLLLGASFFGVLAALLIGFVSTRSKIKVDTSIGVVFSSFYALGFILISLTESSTNLHHILFGNILAVSNSDMMTTAVVLAVVILFVTIGYKELLITSFDETFAKTYGLNTQLIHYSLMLVLTLVTVSALQTVGIILVVAMLITPAATAFFWTNRLSLMLVLSAIFGTVASIIGLYLSYTFNWASGPAIVVMAAIMFAISFIFSPKQNLIHFKK
- a CDS encoding metal ABC transporter substrate-binding protein, which codes for MKKIIAAVAAAIVIIGGVFLFINQRGSHKSTSNENGDKRLSVVTTNSILENMVENIGKDRINVYSMVKRGTDPHEYEPRPEDISKTTNADVVFYNGLNLETGGNGWFKELVNTAHKKFGKQVFAASEGVKPLHLTTNKNEVDPHAWLDLSNGIQYVKTMTKVLKEKDPKNASYFQKNADAYIAKLSKLNQDAKSKFLDIPAKQRVLVTSEGAFKYFSKAYHVKPVYIWEINTESQGTPEQMKRVLAAISKYDVKHLFVESSVSPKSMDKVSSETGIKIYSKIFTDSLAKKGTPGDTYYSMMKWNLDKIHDGLAK
- a CDS encoding KxYKxGKxW signal peptide domain-containing protein, whose product is MNENDKKERYRLYKSGKNWVTTMIVAASTITFCDLVSNHDAELLSLPVAKAFVIPDSFAEFASTATASESVAQTSVATSSTSQSSSQPPFPFEGLDGFEIYIYSHYGYNNPMAKQMVDQHRGIAVRPPSSAIPAISSVASNNSSVATYASEPASSANVMNVTEPAQFSSENNGASLAISSLTTESIANDSISNTNSSNSIANLNSNSSANSSEVTTTNNSLNASTNDNSSSISKNDVMNDKVTNASNNDHNATLINRLNSKQNDIQQKIINNSEIGQSNDQLINLKQLLNHAKLNVERARQHKAKPLAIKAFNTELIRAQKIVIKYQNELNHAVAEFNRVNQFTIQEANNWDSNGSNPNVNDKIVRMKQTLNAAKQKIDNLKNALNSFKSELSNLNIKAKQFTKSFKVNDNKLRRMEKAANKLRRAINKNKSKRNHKRDYDQLLVAYKNKMKSIAILLKSK
- a CDS encoding NosD domain-containing protein, with translation MRKIIASLAISTALLGLGANLNSNEDTASAAVHKKAKHSKKKAVKKVNKKKKSTKKATSGHITILRGHRGKTGATGARGATGATGATGATGAQGQKGATGATGAQGPKGDTGATGATGAQGQKGATGATGATGAQGLKGDTGATGATGAQGPKGDTGATGATGATGATGAQGIQGLKGDAGASNAQGAKGADGQNGKDGKDGKDGKDGKDALSDVYYNITDYGVKSGQSSVDSGAIINNIISQMPSSGGTVLIPNGDFYLKTPVVINNNHVRIKGINSGLRSAIDPDKTAVSPGGGSRLIMDANNSTGIQIGVANQTPRISGIEIDHVNMLGSGSGDQTLISGPQDSDGIKIHDVVMKNATYGIKLSGADTPDIHDNWISELTNGVHLLGSSQQAKIASNFIGAQPGGISVKLDHPYAATINGNNIYPDGFTNLEVNDGDHVNISNNNIQSYYSRAVFLTGNYNTMSNNSIYIRGNKDNPRGFDKKIGDVYVSGDNNVLQGNHLTSEQESEATRELIMGGNNNMIKMDTIDGAASNSKVVINGNANNNKVLYTVNNDEFQDGQNPTNTNVPISR
- a CDS encoding deoxynucleoside kinase, translated to MPMLVLAGTIGAGKSSLTTRVAKHLGTKAFYEPVGDNPVLPLFYQDKQKYGFLLQIYFLNKRFEMIKRAQRDDNNVLDRSIYEDALFTDLNHRLGNINDAEAAIYHELLDNMMEELPFAAKKKRPDLLVYIEVSLDTQLARIKKRGRDFEQSDELLDYYRELRVAYQKWFQNYDISPKLKIDGDQYDFVNSAADLTAVLNQIDAKLNE
- the pnuC gene encoding nicotinamide riboside transporter PnuC, translated to MNYCKWLWSQLLGWNVQSYILLFFGLGFNLALTLSSPMTTISIVTFIAGALGLTCVLAINNAKPVNGWLGLLSAILLIAVAFTAKNYMEIVMQLSYIVLLDVPVLLMPSWNQDAEQKISGLRGDSVATTIKNWLPYVFGFVVVVLIMHTLLVHLTDSPRPLIDSISSTTGIMGAILTTLKKRETYYFWFAQGILSVILWGITAAQGGASPVLFVTYMLYIGNDILAFTKSPWFAKQLDN
- a CDS encoding fluoride efflux transporter FluC, with amino-acid sequence MITKIVLVGFAAAFGAVIRYGMIELIGNRMGWKEFPLATVVINVSGAFLLGLLTGHLADGSIAFLIGSGILGGYTTFSTFMNETVKLQIKHPQWAGIYFILTTLLGILAALIGMAI
- a CDS encoding fluoride efflux transporter FluC → MRRIIYIICFGFLGGALREWLTLLSGNQHFAMIIAINLIGTFLLSFIASTLPLLMNISSDVLSGITVGFIGSFTTFSTFTVDFVKLLKISLINSFWYLSISLIFGYIFALIGVKLADYVIAKAGEK
- a CDS encoding zinc-dependent alcohol dehydrogenase family protein, with protein sequence MKALVLTGTKQMEIQDLDTPTPKPDEVLVKTAYAGICGTDDALYNGLPGSADAVPPIVLGHENSGVVEAVGANVTQFKKGDRVAVDPNIYYPKDKYFRVDRPQLAEDLSAVGVTRDGGLEEYFTAPESVVYHVPANLSLKAACSTEPVSCGVHGVRRLNLQPHYKALVMGDGYMGLLFVELLKAYGVQHVDLTGRHDDKLAEEQKLTGADHVINTESGDITEEYDIVIEAVGRPETQEKAIEVAGKGGQILMFGVGRPDQTFTVNTYEVFQKELDIKGSFINPYSFDDSLALMASGKIDVEPLIKNVLQLNEVVGKLDGSDKRPGKSVVELDGSLK